The sequence below is a genomic window from Candidatus Atribacteria bacterium ADurb.Bin276.
TGGAAAACGGACAATTAGCCGAAAAGTTTGCCTCTGCCTTAAAGGCTGAAGGTGTAGAAGCCAGTTCAATTTTTAATAAAGGAATACCCGACTGGCACATATATTCTCACTGGGAAATGATCATGAATAAATGGACTCCAACCTCCGAAGGTTGTCCCTATACCTGCCCCTACCATAAAGGATCAGTTCCCAACTACAACCGAGAGATGTGTCCCCAAACCTTGGCTCTATTGGATCGTTCAGTTCATCTTGACATTCCGCCTCAAATGAGTGAAGAAGATTGCGACCTCACCGTAGAAGCGATTCGAAAAGTTGCTCGTGCCTACTTATGATATTTTATACAATTTTTCCTTAATTCATTTTTGTGAGGCAATCCTTTGAAACATCGTGACATGAAGCTTTTAAACCGGGAAAAAATCCTGGGCTTATTATTAAACCATTCGTTACTGAGCCGGGCTGAGCTCGCTCAAAAGGCTGCAGTTAGCCCGGCAGTTGTTTCTCATATTATTAGAGAATGTTTAAAAGAAGGAATAGTTTGTGAGGATTCTGAGGGTGTCTCTCGAGGCGGTCGAAAACCAATCCTTCTTTCATTTGTTCCCGATAACAAATTGGTAGCAGGTTTAGTTCCCGGGAATACCACCGAATTTGCCGTATCGAATCTTTCCGGTCAACTGCTTTACAAAGAAGATATAGTTACAAAAAAATACCCTACTCCTTCAGAGTTAGTGGTATTTCTCAAAAAAATACTCCATGAATTTCTAATCAGAAACCATAAGTCTTGGTCACAACTGGTTTCCTTGGGAATTGGAATCCCGGGTATTTACGATCCCGAATTGGACCTGATCCATAAAATGGGTAAAATTTCCAGTCTTTTTGAATGGGAGGGAACAAAAATTCGGGAAATTTTCTCTCGGGAATTTCTTTGTCCGGTGCTGGTCTTTGACAAGGTAGTCGCTATGGCATTTGGTGAAGGGATACTGAGTTCCGAAGATCCAAATGTCAATTTAGTCTATCTGCATTTGGGAAGAGGAGTTGGAGCTGGTTTGTTCCTTAATGGAAAAATCTATCGGGGATCACAAGGAGCGGCTGGAGAAGTCGGTTATATGGTTTGTGGACCAGTTGATGAAAAAGACCCCATTTCTCTTCATGATATTCCTCCCCTAGAAAGCGAAATCTCTTTAAATAGCATTCTTAAGGTTTTTCGAGAAAAATGTCCCAACTCTTTTCCCACATATCAAAGGCAATCAGAAAATGATGAAGTTTTAATTTTGCACAAAACTTTTTTAAAGGGCGATTCTCAATGTGAAGCAATTTTAAAACCGATTTTAGAAAAAGCTGAGGGGATAGCAGTTAATTTGGTTGCGGTTCTAAACCCAGACCTTTTAGTTCTCGGAGGCAAGGTAACCGAAATATTTTCTGAAATTCTTCAAGAAAGGATAATTCAAAGACTTCAACGATCAGTTCTTTTCTCACCTCAGGTGAAAACCGTTACTCTGGGAAAAAATGAGGAAATCATGTGTACACTTTTTTTTGCTATCGATGATTACTTCCGACGATTAACAGGAAATAATCAAGGGTTAACCTCCGCCTTTTTAAAAAGATACAGCCCCCAGCTCTGGAATCAATGAATTATAAAAGTGGTCTTTTTTGGGAGTGAGGAAAATCTTAAGATTCCCTCACTCCTGAATCAAATCAACTCATCCTCGAGGAGGAATTAATATGGTGGAGATTTCAGTCTGTTTTGAACCGCTATTTAACGGGAAAACTGATTTAGAAAAAATACAAACCATCCATAGTCTCGGCTACAATGCGGTAGAATTTTGGGATTTAGCCGGTAAAGATCTAAAAGCAATCACCGCTTATTGTCAAAAAACCGGTCTTAAAATTGGTATCTGTACCCTGAAGGATCCCTGGGGAAATATCCGTTTACACGCCGACACCAATTCCTACCTGCAACACTTTTCAGAATCTCTCGAATTACTGAAGCAGGTTGGTTCCAAAAGAGTTATTGTTCTTACTGGAGAAGATGACGGACAAAACAAAAAATTACAAATGAACCAAATTATAAAAAACTTAAAAGCCGTCAGCAGCCTGGCAGAAAAAGCCGAAATCGTGGTTTGCTTAGAAGTTCTGAATTCAAAAGTCGATCATAAAGGGTATTTCTTAGATTCAACAGCGCTTGGTTTTGAAATCGTTCGACAAGTTAATAGTCCTTCAATCAAAGTTCTCTACGATATTTACCATATGCAAATCATGGAAGGAAACATCATTTCAACCATTCAAGAAAATATTGAGCTGATTGGTCACTTTCATTCCGCCGGTGTACCAGGACGTCATGAACATTTTTATGGTGAGTTAGATTATCGAAATATATTTTTGGCTATACAGGAAACTGGTTACAACGGCTATTTTGGACTAGAATATTGGCCAACTCTGCCTGATGAAAAATCATTAGAAAAACTGCGGGAATATTTTCTTGATGAATAACTGATAGCCATTTAAGGTAAAATATGATTAGACGTTCAAGCTGTTTTACAACACCAGATAAGGATGAAAACCAAGATTCGACATGCCATGGCATGTCGTTACATTAATCGGGCGCAATACATTATGCCCCTACAATTTTATATTCTTTGGTAGGGGCCTGATTTATCATGCCCGTGGATTTTCAGGATCGACGAGATTGTGTAAGTAAAATTTATGATATAAATAGTAACAATTAAAAGGAGGGAAAAACACCTTGAAATTGAATCAAATGGAAGTATTGTCTCAAGAAGAAATCCGCCTCATCCATGAAGCAACACTGGAAATACTCGAGCAAGAAGGTGTGGTGGTTCTAAGTGATTTTATTCGATATTTCCTGGCCGAGAAAGGCTTACCAGTCGATCATAACTCTGGAGTAGTCCGGATACCCTCATCAGTAGCAACCGCCTGCTTGCAACAAGTCCCTTCTTCTTTTGCACTCTATTCGGTGGATGACCAACCTTGGAAAAGAATTGGGCAAGGAGACCCTCTTTTTGCCTGTGGACATAACGCAGTTTTTTTACTTGATCAACAAACTGGCAACCGAAGAGATTCTTTGGTTGAGGATGTTGAGAAATTTGTCTGTATAGCTGACCAACTAGATGAAATTGATCTAATTGGCATTCCGGTTATGCCGCAGGATACCCCGGCTGAATCTACTCTTCTTTATGCCGTCAAGGCTGCCCTCAACAATTCAACCAAACCTCTCTTTTATTCCTCAGAAAGTGCCACTATCAACCAAGCCATAATACAAATGGCCAAAACAATTAATCGAGAGGTCTCGAACCATCCTTTCTTGATTAGTCAGCTTTCCCCAACCAGCCCGCTTTTTTGGGAAAAAGGGACGATTGAGGCTTTGTATGAGGTATGTTCGAACGGCATCCCTCTTGCCATTCTTCCCGAGCCAATTGCTGGAGCTTCCGCCCCCTATACCCTTGCTGGTCTTTTAACCATGCATAATGCTGAGTGTCTCTCGGGCATTGTCTTTTCTCAACTGATTCGAGAAAAAACCCCAGTCATGTATGCCAGTTCCTGGACTGCATACGATATGCGCTCCAATATGGCAGTAATCGGGACTCCTGAAACTCATATTTTAAGAATAGCCGGTGCACAAATGGCTGCTTTTTACCGCATTCCTTCTCATACTACAGCTCCCAATTCTGATTCCCATTTTCACGATGAGCAAAACTCCTGGGAGAGAACCCTCAGCGCTTTTGTTTCAGCATTGGCCGGTAACCATTTAATCGTCAATGCCGGAATGTTTGCCACTGGTCTCACCATAAGCCTGGAACAGCTCATCCTTGATGCAGAAATCATAGGGCAGATCAAACGAATTTTAAGAGGCATGGAAGTGAACCGTGAGATGATATTTCTCGATGAAATCCGCCGAGTTGGTCAGCGAGGAAATTACCTGACTGAAAATTCTACTCTCACCCATTTGAGAAGCGGCCAATTTTGGAAAAGCTCGGTTTCTATCTTGGATCATTATCAAAATTGTCTGAATTCTGGAATGACCGATGTTGTTTTATCCGCTCATCAAAAGATCGATACTTATTTAGCCCGTATTTCAAAAAAATCACTATCCCAAAATATTCTTCACAAAATGGACCAAATTATCAATTCTTTTGAAGAAAGGAGGGATAAAGAATAAATATTGAAAAGGGTATTGATTATAAAAAACCTTTTAGAAAGGAGAATTGCCATGAATAAAAGTCGATGGTTTTTAGCCCTGGTTATGTTAATTCTCAGTTTCACTCTTGCTGTTCCAGCTTTAGCGAAATCCACGGTGAGCTTTCATAGCTGGATGGCAGCGGAGGTTACTTCGGGGGGAATTAGCGTTTTACAGGAGGCGGAGAAAAAATTTGAAGAGATGAATCCTGATATTGACATTGAAACCGTCCCTCTCCCTTATGAAGAAACACCTGACCAATTAGCCATAATGATAGCTGCCGGGAATCCACCGGATATTACCACCGTCGATGTCATCTGGTTGGAACAATTGGCAGCCATGGGTGGTTTGGAACCCTTAAGTGCATATTTTTCCGAAGACCTTTTAAAAGATCTTTTCCCTAGTTCGGTCGATTTGGGAAAGGCTCAGGGAGATCAATATGCTTTAGTTTGGAATGATAATCCCAATCTCCTCTGCTATAATCGGGTCCTTTTGGAAAAAGCTGGGTTCAATCCCGATCAACCACCTTCAACCATGGATGACTTCAATCAAGCCATTGCTGCCATATCCGGTTTGGGAGAAGACATTTTGGGGATAGAACTGAATATGTCCAAAGATTCATTCTCAGCCGATTATTTACATCCCTGGTTATGGAACTTTGGAGCTGAGGTATTTAATCCAGATGGAGAGATTATCCTCAACAATGCTGCTGGAGTCGAAGCCGTGGAATGGGTAAATAGCCTGGTAAAGAACAAATATATGGATCCCGGTCTTGGCATCAGGGAAATTCGAGTCATTTTTGCCCAGGAAAAGCTTGGCTTTATGCTGGAAGGACCCTGGATTCGAGGGATTTTGCGTGGTCTAAACCCTCGTCAGGAAGAATTCGATAAAGACTGGGCACTGGCTCCTATTCCTAAGGGATCCGCCATTCCTAACGATGTTCCCTATGGATATTCAAACCCAAGTTCTCACATGTTAGTCCTATCCAAAGATAGCAAAAATAAAGAAGCAGCCTGGAAATACATGGAATTTCTCATCAGCGACCCTGAAATCACTAAAACCTACTACCAAGATACTGGTCTCATGCCTACCCGGATTTCACTCCTCAACGATCCGATATACAAGGACGATCCTTTCGTCCGGCAGGTACTGAATCAGACTGAGTACATGAAAAAGCCACTCGGTTGGGGACCTCGTTGGGGTCGGGTTGGAGAAATCGTCATGGCAGCCGTTCAAGAAGTGGTTTTGATGGGTCGGGATGTACAAAGCGCCTTGGATGAAGCTGTTCGTCAGATCGATATTGAGCTTTCAATGTAAATAATCAGGGAGAAGAACAGAAATGTCAATTGGGAAAAAACGAAGCGATAAAAGGCTCTATTTCCTCTTAATACTTCCGTCGGCAACCATTTTGATCTTAACCATTGGCTATCCTCTGATTAATGGGATTATTCTGGGTTTCCATTATTATCGGCTCACCGATCCAGCACGGGGGGTGGTTTTCAATGGTCTACAGAATTTTCGGATGCTGTTGTTTGGAAATCGAATATTCTGGATATCTCTTTATCGAACCTTTCTCTATTGTCTTGGTTCTACTGGGGTTTCCTTTTTATTCGGTTTCCTTATTGCTCTCCTGCTCTATGGTCCGATTCGAAATCGGAGTCTCTTTCGCAGCCTGTTTCTTCTCCCTTGGGTCATTCCCTCAACTGTTGTAGCTTTGCTATGGCTTTGGATTTTCAATCCTCAGTATGGTATTTTAAACTTCCTCCTTAAAGATCTGGGATTAATCATACAATTCCAATCGTGGCTGGTTAATCCCAGCTTAGCGTTACCTTCGGTAATTCTGGCCACGAGTTGGAAATATTTTCCCTTCTTTATGCTGATGCTTTTAGCCGGCCTTGAAACTATTCCTAAAGAACTCTTTGAAGCATCTACCATTGATGGGGCGACTTTTTTTCAGCGACTTCGATATATAATTCTGCCAAGTCTCAAGGAAATAATCATCATCGTAACCATCCTGGAAATCATTTGGGAATTCCAAAACTTTACTATCATCTGGATTCTTACCAAGGGAGGCCCAGTGTATCAGACAACGACCATGGGGATTCAGATCTACCGAACTGCTTTTCGGAATTATGATATGGGGATGGGAGCAGCTATGGGTTCTTTATCTCTAGTAGCTATGTTGATTTTCAGTTTATCCTATATTAAAACCTTAAAATTCGGGGAAGGTGATTGATATGTCACGTTACCGAAACATCCGCCTCCTGTCGAGTACCGCTCAGTATCTAATCATCGTCATTTTACTCGTAGCCGTATTGTTTCCAATAGCCTGGATGGTATCGACTTCTTTCAAAAACCATCACGATCTTTTTGAAACACCACCCCGCTGGATTCCTCGCAACCCAACCGCTGCTGCCTACCAACGCATTTTTATTTCTCGAGCTGGAGCTGGAGGGGTAAATTTCCTAACTTATTTTAAAAACAGCCTCATAGTTTGCGGTGCTACTGTAATATTCTGTATCCTATTAGCAATTTTTTCCGGATATGCACTTTCTCGTTTCCATCGGCGAGGAAGGAAAAGTATTTTTACCAGTATCCTTATCACTCAGATGTTTCCTCTCCCAATGTTTTTAATTACCTTTTATATCATGTTTATGCGATTGAAACTTTTAAATTCTTATACTGGTTTGATAATTGCCTACACCAGCTTCTCATTACCTTTTTGCATCTGGATGATAAAAGGATTCTTTGATAAAATTCCCTTAGAACTCGAAGAAGCTGCCTTGATCGATGGCTGTAGTCGGATGAGTGCTCTTTGGCGAGTGGTCATTCCTTTAGTATCTCCTGGAGTTGTTGCCATTGGCATTTTTGCATTTCTCTCTGCCTGGGATGAGTTTATGTTTTCCCTCACCCTCATGTCTCAAGATGCTATGCGGACTCTTCCTCCCGGAATAGTTCTCTCTTTTGTAGGCGAATTTGACGTTCGCTGGGAGGATATGATGGCTGCCAGTGTCGTTGCCACCCTTCCGGTTTTAATAGTTTTTTTAATTCTTCAAAAATACCTGGTTGAAGGATTAACCGCCGGTGCCGTTAAGGGATAGTTTTTATTTATTATAAAGTTTTTTCTTATTTTTTAGGATTGAACGGTGAAAAAAAGTAAGAACAAAAGGAAGGGTGCTCCATTCCGGAATTATAAAGGCAAGAACTAAACCTATCAGTGACGTGATAATGAAAAAAAGATGATGTGATTTTTTTTCAAAAATGATTTCTTCGTTTATATCAGAAACAATTAATTCTTTATTAGAAATAGCGTTAACCCAGTTTAGATAAAGAAATATTTTGATCACCAGCAAGTTGGATATAAAAAAAGCAGCTGCAATTGATTGGCTCGAGTAGTCTCCCATAAGTGATGTAGAAAATGGAAACAAAGCAACAAATAAGAGATTTAATATATTAATCCAAAGTGCCTTACGATTGATTTTCTTTATGTAATAAAACTGTTGATGGTGTTCAACCCAAAAAAGTGATAATAGAATAAAACTTAAAACATAATGAAAAAAGTCTGGCCATAAACTGAAGAGGTATTTCCCGAGAAGTTCGGGATCTATTTTATGGGGCGTACTGGGGAGATCTATATTAATAACCAATAGTGTCATTGCAAAGGCAAATATTCCATCGGTGAGTGATTGAATACGTTCGCTAGATAATTCAAATTTATCTTGACTCATTTTAAATTCTCTTCCTTAGAAGGGTTGGTTTCTATTTAGATTAACTTAAAACATCTTTTCTTTTGAAAAAATAGCATTGAGTTAAAAACAACATCATCTTGAGCAGTGACTTCCCCCTTGAGAATCTCATCTTTTAAAAGTTGTGGAATTGGAATAGATAAGATTCTCACGTCGAAAAATACGTTCCTAAGAATGA
It includes:
- the nagC_4 gene encoding N-acetylglucosamine repressor, with translation MKHRDMKLLNREKILGLLLNHSLLSRAELAQKAAVSPAVVSHIIRECLKEGIVCEDSEGVSRGGRKPILLSFVPDNKLVAGLVPGNTTEFAVSNLSGQLLYKEDIVTKKYPTPSELVVFLKKILHEFLIRNHKSWSQLVSLGIGIPGIYDPELDLIHKMGKISSLFEWEGTKIREIFSREFLCPVLVFDKVVAMAFGEGILSSEDPNVNLVYLHLGRGVGAGLFLNGKIYRGSQGAAGEVGYMVCGPVDEKDPISLHDIPPLESEISLNSILKVFREKCPNSFPTYQRQSENDEVLILHKTFLKGDSQCEAILKPILEKAEGIAVNLVAVLNPDLLVLGGKVTEIFSEILQERIIQRLQRSVLFSPQVKTVTLGKNEEIMCTLFFAIDDYFRRLTGNNQGLTSAFLKRYSPQLWNQ
- the hyi gene encoding Hydroxypyruvate isomerase, with amino-acid sequence MVEISVCFEPLFNGKTDLEKIQTIHSLGYNAVEFWDLAGKDLKAITAYCQKTGLKIGICTLKDPWGNIRLHADTNSYLQHFSESLELLKQVGSKRVIVLTGEDDGQNKKLQMNQIIKNLKAVSSLAEKAEIVVCLEVLNSKVDHKGYFLDSTALGFEIVRQVNSPSIKVLYDIYHMQIMEGNIISTIQENIELIGHFHSAGVPGRHEHFYGELDYRNIFLAIQETGYNGYFGLEYWPTLPDEKSLEKLREYFLDE
- a CDS encoding Trimethylamine methyltransferase (MTTB); translation: MKLNQMEVLSQEEIRLIHEATLEILEQEGVVVLSDFIRYFLAEKGLPVDHNSGVVRIPSSVATACLQQVPSSFALYSVDDQPWKRIGQGDPLFACGHNAVFLLDQQTGNRRDSLVEDVEKFVCIADQLDEIDLIGIPVMPQDTPAESTLLYAVKAALNNSTKPLFYSSESATINQAIIQMAKTINREVSNHPFLISQLSPTSPLFWEKGTIEALYEVCSNGIPLAILPEPIAGASAPYTLAGLLTMHNAECLSGIVFSQLIREKTPVMYASSWTAYDMRSNMAVIGTPETHILRIAGAQMAAFYRIPSHTTAPNSDSHFHDEQNSWERTLSAFVSALAGNHLIVNAGMFATGLTISLEQLILDAEIIGQIKRILRGMEVNREMIFLDEIRRVGQRGNYLTENSTLTHLRSGQFWKSSVSILDHYQNCLNSGMTDVVLSAHQKIDTYLARISKKSLSQNILHKMDQIINSFEERRDKE
- the araN_2 gene encoding putative arabinose-binding protein precursor, which encodes MNKSRWFLALVMLILSFTLAVPALAKSTVSFHSWMAAEVTSGGISVLQEAEKKFEEMNPDIDIETVPLPYEETPDQLAIMIAAGNPPDITTVDVIWLEQLAAMGGLEPLSAYFSEDLLKDLFPSSVDLGKAQGDQYALVWNDNPNLLCYNRVLLEKAGFNPDQPPSTMDDFNQAIAAISGLGEDILGIELNMSKDSFSADYLHPWLWNFGAEVFNPDGEIILNNAAGVEAVEWVNSLVKNKYMDPGLGIREIRVIFAQEKLGFMLEGPWIRGILRGLNPRQEEFDKDWALAPIPKGSAIPNDVPYGYSNPSSHMLVLSKDSKNKEAAWKYMEFLISDPEITKTYYQDTGLMPTRISLLNDPIYKDDPFVRQVLNQTEYMKKPLGWGPRWGRVGEIVMAAVQEVVLMGRDVQSALDEAVRQIDIELSM
- the ycjO_6 gene encoding Inner membrane ABC transporter permease protein YcjO — its product is MSIGKKRSDKRLYFLLILPSATILILTIGYPLINGIILGFHYYRLTDPARGVVFNGLQNFRMLLFGNRIFWISLYRTFLYCLGSTGVSFLFGFLIALLLYGPIRNRSLFRSLFLLPWVIPSTVVALLWLWIFNPQYGILNFLLKDLGLIIQFQSWLVNPSLALPSVILATSWKYFPFFMLMLLAGLETIPKELFEASTIDGATFFQRLRYIILPSLKEIIIIVTILEIIWEFQNFTIIWILTKGGPVYQTTTMGIQIYRTAFRNYDMGMGAAMGSLSLVAMLIFSLSYIKTLKFGEGD
- the ycjP_5 gene encoding Inner membrane ABC transporter permease protein YcjP, giving the protein MSRYRNIRLLSSTAQYLIIVILLVAVLFPIAWMVSTSFKNHHDLFETPPRWIPRNPTAAAYQRIFISRAGAGGVNFLTYFKNSLIVCGATVIFCILLAIFSGYALSRFHRRGRKSIFTSILITQMFPLPMFLITFYIMFMRLKLLNSYTGLIIAYTSFSLPFCIWMIKGFFDKIPLELEEAALIDGCSRMSALWRVVIPLVSPGVVAIGIFAFLSAWDEFMFSLTLMSQDAMRTLPPGIVLSFVGEFDVRWEDMMAASVVATLPVLIVFLILQKYLVEGLTAGAVKG